A genomic segment from Bradyrhizobium sp. CB1015 encodes:
- a CDS encoding DUF4339 domain-containing protein has protein sequence MASWFYASEGKQQGPFPEGQFRDLVAQGVVRPDTLVWTEGMAGWQKAAEIPGLIGGGAPPMVPGGGPPMMNAGGYGGAARGGSLAVDFGIWDFTWRTLVLAIGSCFIIPVPWLFVWYTKWIVPCIKVPGRPNLSFTGSAMTLVPWFFGFIVLAIALGFVGSQLLSNLLFIVQIVLYWLLIKWMIANLASNEQPLGLSFTGSVWAYIGWNLLFAISIITIIGWAWVAAAQMRWFCRSIEGTRREIIFKGSGLDILWRGIVAAILCSLIIPIPWVYRWIMNWFASQTELAPRGALGA, from the coding sequence ATGGCGAGTTGGTTCTACGCATCCGAGGGCAAGCAGCAGGGGCCCTTTCCGGAAGGGCAATTCCGCGATCTCGTCGCCCAGGGCGTCGTGCGTCCGGACACGCTGGTGTGGACCGAGGGCATGGCCGGCTGGCAGAAGGCCGCCGAAATTCCCGGCCTGATTGGCGGCGGTGCGCCGCCGATGGTCCCAGGCGGCGGGCCCCCGATGATGAATGCCGGTGGTTACGGCGGCGCAGCGCGCGGCGGATCACTCGCCGTCGATTTTGGCATCTGGGACTTCACCTGGCGCACGCTCGTGCTCGCGATCGGCTCGTGCTTCATCATCCCAGTGCCATGGCTGTTCGTCTGGTACACGAAATGGATCGTGCCCTGCATCAAGGTCCCCGGGCGCCCCAATCTCAGCTTCACCGGCAGCGCGATGACGCTGGTGCCCTGGTTTTTCGGCTTCATCGTTCTGGCGATCGCGCTCGGCTTCGTCGGCAGCCAGTTGCTCAGCAATCTGCTGTTTATCGTCCAGATCGTGCTCTACTGGCTGCTGATCAAATGGATGATCGCGAACCTCGCCTCCAACGAGCAGCCGCTGGGCTTGAGCTTCACCGGCTCGGTCTGGGCCTATATCGGCTGGAATCTGCTGTTCGCGATTTCCATTATCACCATCATCGGCTGGGCCTGGGTGGCTGCGGCCCAGATGCGCTGGTTCTGCCGCAGCATCGAAGGCACGCGGCGCGAGATCATATTCAAGGGCTCGGGTCTCGACATTCTCTGGCGCGGCATCGTGGCTGCGATCCTGTGCAGCCTCATCATCCCGATCCCGTGGGTGTATCGCTGGATCATGAACTGGTTCGCCTCGCAGACCGAGCTCGCGCCGCGCGGCGCGCTGGGGGCATGA
- the tesB gene encoding acyl-CoA thioesterase II: protein MSKGLIDLIAILDLEQLEVNLFRGNSPKTSWQRVFGGQVIGQAMVAACRTVEGRLPHSLHCYFILPGDPQIPIIYQVERLRDGKSYSTRRVTAIQHGNAIFSIMVSFHADEDTAFDHQDKMPDVPPPEKLTAEEVAKQPMFKEMPDFIRRYYESDRPIELRPVELGRYFGQKIDDGRIHVWIKTAAKLPDDPALHMCALAYASDFSLLDAIMARYGRTLFDKRMMPASLDHAMWFHRPFRADEWLLYAQDSPSAQSGRGLTRGSIFKPDGTLVASVAQEGSVRERKA, encoded by the coding sequence ATGTCCAAAGGCCTGATCGACCTGATCGCGATCCTCGACCTCGAGCAGCTCGAGGTGAACCTGTTCCGCGGCAACAGCCCGAAGACGAGCTGGCAGCGGGTGTTCGGCGGCCAGGTGATCGGGCAGGCGATGGTCGCGGCCTGCCGCACCGTCGAGGGCCGGCTGCCGCATTCGCTGCATTGTTATTTCATCCTGCCGGGCGATCCGCAGATCCCGATCATCTACCAGGTCGAGCGTCTGCGCGACGGCAAGAGCTATTCGACCCGCCGCGTCACCGCGATCCAGCACGGCAACGCGATCTTCTCGATCATGGTGTCGTTCCACGCCGACGAGGACACCGCGTTCGACCACCAGGACAAGATGCCGGACGTGCCGCCGCCGGAAAAGCTCACGGCGGAGGAGGTGGCTAAGCAGCCGATGTTCAAGGAGATGCCGGACTTCATCCGCCGCTACTACGAATCCGATCGGCCGATCGAGCTGCGCCCGGTCGAGCTCGGCCGTTACTTCGGCCAGAAGATCGACGACGGCCGCATCCACGTCTGGATCAAGACCGCCGCGAAGCTGCCCGACGACCCGGCGCTGCACATGTGCGCGCTCGCCTACGCCTCGGACTTCTCGCTGCTCGACGCGATCATGGCGCGCTATGGCCGTACGCTGTTCGACAAGCGCATGATGCCGGCGAGCCTCGACCACGCGATGTGGTTTCACCGCCCGTTCCGCGCCGACGAATGGCTGCTCTATGCGCAGGATTCGCCGAGCGCGCAATCGGGCCGCGGCCTGACCCGGGGCTCGATCTTCAAGCCGGACGGCACGCTGGTCGCCTCCGTCGCACAGGAAGGCTCGGTGCGCGAGCGGAAGGCCTGA